In the genome of Pangasianodon hypophthalmus isolate fPanHyp1 chromosome 23, fPanHyp1.pri, whole genome shotgun sequence, one region contains:
- the LOC117595858 gene encoding putative gustatory receptor clone PTE03 has protein sequence MDYSTNFTYLILGGHVDLQHYKYVYFMITLKVYIMIICFNTVIISVIYRNKCLHEPMYIFIAALLINALFGATALYPKLLTDLLSEKQITSYELCLVQAFCMYTYASAEFALLSAMAYDRYVSICKPLHYATLVKMHIVRKLIFFSWFLPCCTIGTVTVLASQVQMCKFKLNKIYCDIYSIVKLSCKETSLNNIYGLFIFSITVFPPVIFIIYSYIRILSVCLKNSKNVRRKALQTCLPHLFIFIIFSVNISFEIINNRLESKQIPHIIATILSVDYVLIPPLFNPIIYGIKMQEIFISIRRLMSWKKRTQISF, from the coding sequence ATGGATTATTCTActaattttacatatttaattctGGGAGGACATGTGGATTTACAGCACtacaaatatgtttattttatgattactTTGAAAGTCTACATAATGATTATCTGCTTTAATACAGTTATCATTTCTGTTATATACAGAAACAAATGTCTTCATGAGCCCATGTATATTTTCATTGCTGCTTTGCTCATTAATGCTCTCTTTGGAGCGACTGCTCTTTATCCTAAACTACTCACTGATTTACtgtctgaaaaacaaatcacTTCTTATGAACTGTGTTTAGTTCAGGCATTTTGCATGTACACATATGCTTCAGCAGAGTTTGCGCTGTTATCAGCTATGGCCTATGACAGATATGTGTCCATCTGTAAACCATTACATTATGCAACTCttgtaaaaatgcacattgtcagaaagctcatatttttttcatggttTTTGCCTTGTTGTACAATTGGTACTGTAACTGTACTAGCATCCCAAGTTCAgatgtgtaaatttaaattaaataaaatatattgtgatatttattcaATTGTGAAATTAAGCTGTAAAGAAACATCTCTTAATAACATATATGgactttttattttcagcattaCTGTATTTCCTCCGGTGATCTTCATAATCTACTCATATATCAGGatcctctctgtgtgtttaaagaatTCTAAAAATGTCAGAAGAAAAGCTCTACAGACCTGTTTACCACAtctattcattttcataattttttctgTCAATATTTCTtttgaaattattaataatagatTAGAATCAAAACAAATTCCCCACATTATTGCAACGATCCTTTCAGTTGACTATGTACTCATTCCTCCTTTATTCAATCCCATAATATATGGAATCAAAATGCAGGagatttttattagtattagaaGGCTGATGTCATGGAAAAAGAGGACTCAGATTTCTTTTTAG